The DNA sequence aaatcaaatttacaaaaaaaaatattttttagttctaTTAAGTTTGGAGCCACTTCTATTAAATCTACATCTAGAAGAGCATCTATAAATTAAAGTTTTGTTTTTGATTTGCGGAAACAGATTCATAATCTCAATGAAGAATTTTTTTAGCATGTTACTCAATGGACAGATGAGCATATTAGTAAGTTGTTAGACACACGCTTGACTCCGTTGGAAAAGACTCAAAAAGTTAGAGAAGTTAAATCGGACAATTGAAAAGGCCAAAGAGAAAAAGCTGAAACAAAAGAGATGGAATGAAGCATATATTAGTTATTACAAGATGGTTAGAATGTCAAGTAGTTTCAGTGTTGTTCCACTACCACCCGTGCCGCTGCCACTCTCAATTTCTTCGGATGaggattatgatgatgatgaggatgaagatgacacTGAGGACCATAGCTGATAATTTTAGTATGGTTAAACAATACACTGAGGATTATAATTGACGTgtcaatacactttgtttatgttttgaattgactTGCATaatttgataatacgatgaatttgtttattttttgaaatattatgaaTGTTTAAATACAAGTTGGATAAAAATTGgatgaaaatttgttttaattaaattcatatttttttttgtatgaagTCAGATTTATTTTGCAAAGGAAAAGTCTAAAAAAATTTCTGTTTTACCTTACTGAcatatttataaacaaaaaattcatttgtatttaaaattgtaaatgTTTTTTCAAGCTCTAATAATCAACAGAAAATCTAtcaaaaaatttgacacaagttattgacaaaatttatcaaaaaatttgaCTTTTTAACCAAACAAAGGGATGTTAGTAATGGTGAAAaagaaaaatccgtcggtaattaccGATAAAAAAATTTGTCGATAAAtaatttttgacaaaacttttacCGATGAATAAAATTATCGGTAACAAAAAATTTATCTGTAATAAAAGACTAAAtctatctataaatttatttgtaATAAACAATTTTTTAGTAGTATTAGTTTCGAAAGCATGTTGAACATTGCTGGCACATCGTCATCACCTTACActcaaaatatcttattttaaaattcttcAGTAAACAATGCTGATAGAAATTTGTATCTGACATTTCGAATCTATTTAAAACCAAATCTACCAATATTTATTAACATGAGATTCTTTAGTACATTTAGAAATTCTAAACCGCAAGTATGCAACATCATAGAAGAGCTTACTCAAATTTACCTCCCTTCTCGCCATTTTTTATTATCCCATTTGGGTTAACAACCACAAAGAAAAATTCTATTGGCTATGTCTATGAATATAGGAGAAGGGAATATAGTGTACAGATTAATTGTGATGAGTTATGGTGCTTGTAACATTTTATATAGGTAAAATATTTTGGATGTAACTATTTAAGATGGAGAATATCGGATTTATTTTGGCCACATCTCAAGACAACTGTCTTCAAATTTCGGAGTCTAAACACACAAAATATATGTGCAAGCTTCTGAAAAAAGCTTGATCTAAGGTACACCTACGATCTTTGGTTAAGGAATGGTGGCATATCATAGATGCACAACATTTGAGTTacaactttaattttcattttggcAATGTATTCGAGATATGACATGGGTATTTAAATTGGTAAATACTCCACACATTACACGTattgataaattaaaaactaTAGCAAACTTTTACAACTTTGCCAGTTATTCCTCAGTCGACATGTATCCTTCAAAATAATCACAAATAAAATCTATATAAAATTTGGAATAGATTATTAAACTAATACTCAAAAATTTATACCGCTGACAAAAATAACAGTTAAAGATATGAATGACAAATAAAcatttgaattattaaaaaatatgacaaaaataactaataaataatattttttataaataacaaattttttatatttagtaaatgATTTATATATTAGATTCGAATTTTTATAGCgatatttgaataattatttaaaaaatacatgaaaatcgaagcaaaatttaatcaatatatttttatttttttttaaaatttgatcatttacaaattttttaaaaatttaccagacaaaattaacaaatataaacgtaaaaaattttattttttaaataaaatttataaaaaattatatcaaaatataattttaaaatatatatttaatatttaattatttttttatatttttaaatcttttaaaaatttatttattgttgttgaaattaaTTCTTATTAGCAAAATGAACTTTTCATCAGTAGTAGTTTATATAGTTTACTCTTAGTGGCATGGAATTGGAAGGATGGTGTGACACGTGGCAACGTGCGGAGGCTTGTGATGCGTCACCCTTCCCCTCACCTCTTTTGATCGCAAAGCTCCGATACCTTCGGGTCATTTTATAACTCCACTTCCTCACCCCTTTCTTCGATTTCTTCTTCAACCTTCCCTCTCTCGCTTCTCCTTTGGTACAATTCCTCCGGCGACGATCTCTTTCTTCGGTCATTTTCCTCGCCGGCGAACACTTCTTTCCTCCGTTTTCCGCCGAGCTTGTTCAGATTTGAATAATATTTTCAAACCTCAGACGCAGCCATGAATCCTGAATAGTAAGTGCTAATTAACCTCGCTCCCCCCCCCCTTTCTCCTTCAATTTTCCATGGAATTGCTTCGTGCGTGTTTCTGACTCCACCTTAGTTTAGATCTGATGTCGTCTCGTGTGGTGGTAGTGAATTTTTGTCCTTTGTGAAGTGCTGattcaatttttgtattttttttattcaatatatTCTCTGATGAAATTTCGCTTATAGCGTTGAAGTTGATCACTGATTTAGATCTGTTTTTGTCGACGATAGATCCGTTTGTGAGTGTTTAGTTATTTGTTTGGCTACTTTAGAAATGTTTGTTTCTCTGATCTGTCTTCAGGAATGTTTATTTATTGTGTCTAATTTTTGTGAATGATgttgtttgtttttgaaaattgatttactatttGAAATTGGAATAAGATGCGGGAAAGGTATTAATTTGTCTTTTAGCTTAAAATATGCGAGTTCTTTAGACTAATCTGTGTGATTGTTGTGAATTATGAATTTCTCATAATTGATAAGCTTGAAGGAAACACAGAGCATTTAGTACTATCAAACAGGTTATAGCGAGGATGAACCTAATTACATATTTTTTGGCTCAATGATGGTTGTTAGTTATATTTTACACAGATGTCTGCTAATGAGATCTTTTTGTTTCCCTGTTAAACCGATATTAAGTGGGTGGTAGTTGAACTTCTATATATATACGTAGATCTATAAGTGATGGTTGAGCAAGACGTGGCCCTTCCTAAAATAATCTAATTTAGAGGGTTTTTTTTAATCTATTGATGAGGCTTAGATCGATAATTTCTTGTGCAATATGTGCTCAACTAGGCTATAGAGAAATTTTAGAAGGACATGGGCTTGTTTTGTGCAAGCCTATCAGGTTTCATGTGGATTGGTGGTAGACAAACATTGCATAAATCGGAGtcaaatttttagcagaatatgTTGTGGTTGCATGCATTTATCctactattattattaatgtCCTATGTAAGTGGCACTTGGGCAACCTACGTTCTACCTTTCCAGAAAGTATTGCTGTGTTGCGTGCTATTCTGCTGTTCCACATGCTAATATTGTGTTGCTGTTTCCCTGCATATTAACATAGCTAAAGGAATGACTGTTTCTTAATATTTTCTTCCCTTTAACCATAACTATGTTTCTGTAGCGACTATTTGTTCAAGCTTTTGCTGATTGGAGATTCCGGTGTGGGCAAGTCATGTCTCCTACTGAGGTTTGCTGTAAGTTTTGAGAGTctgtcctttttgttcttcctTCAGCTATTATGTGTTTCATGGTCACTTTTTCCCATCAGGAAAGAATGAAGTTGAAAATTCCTGATATTTTCTCTCCATATATATTATGTTGGCCAATGTTCAACGAATTGTTAGAAAAGGCAAGGTTTATACAAAATAAGAAGTTTTGCCTTGAGGCTAACATCTTTGTATGGACTGCATTATATTTTGATAAGTTACATGtttaattctaatattatattttgCTGTCAAACAGGATGACTCATATCTTGACAGCTATATCAGTACCATCGGAGTTGACTTTGTAAGCATTCATGCCCATCCCTTAacctcatttcatgttctttcaaCACATTTATGAATAACTGACTAATTATTTACCATGCTCTCTTCTGCAGAAAATTCGCACTGTGGAACAAGATGGAAAAACTATTAAACTTCAAATTGTAAGCTCATGCTAATATTAATGTTATTTGGATATTGAACTTTGCTCAGTCATTTTTTAACGAACAATTGATTCATTTCAATGTGCTTTTCTCCCTGTAAATTGCCTCTTTTGAAATTTTCTCATTTAGTTGTTATTCTTATTCATCAATATAAATGTGTGTATAAAGAGGTCAATGTAAGATTATGTCCTATGTACTAAAGAAAGTCTCTTTTAATGTccaatataattattattctatGGGTCATTTTCTAAGAGGTTCATTGTTGTATACAGTCACCAATTGTGTCATTGGTTAATCCTTGAGGGATTCATGGTACCAATAGAAAGCAGGAAATTGAGTCCCCCACAACCCTCCCCATAATTATTCTGGGATTGGTGCTGTTCTTGTTTCTGTAAGGTTGTAATTGTTTACAGATTTTCTGCCTTCCTTAATAATGTATAGTGGGACACTGCTGGTCAAGAACGTTTCCGTACTATCACTAGCAGCTACTATCGTGGGGCCCATGGCATTATAGTGAGTATTTATGAATCGGTCCTTCCCTGTAGTTCCctctatgattattttttattttgggagACATTGGTGTGATCCGTGACTTTTTTGCAGGTTGTTTATGATGTCACTGACCAAGATAGCTTCAACAATGTTAAGCAGTGGCTGAATGAAATTGACCGTTATGCAAGTGAGAATGTTAACAAGCTTCTTGTGGGAAACAAGTGCGATCTAACAGCTAATAAAGTTGTGTCCTATGAGACGGCAAAGGTTACTCAAATTGTACCTTTTGTTTTGCCATCCTCATCATATGATCCCATTTGCATCTGCTGAATCCATTCTTCTGTAATAATAATGGTAGAGTTTGGCTTTATGTTTCTATCTTTAGGCATTTGCGGACGAAATCAGGATTCCTTTCATGGAAACTAGTGCAAAAAATGCAACCAATGTGGAACAAGCTTTCATGGCAATGGCAGCTGAAATTAAAAATAGGTGCTATTCTTGTGGAAATGTCTACATTTGTCTTATTTTCTAGCAGGCAGAAGTTTTAGTAGGGATATATTTCCATTTTTTCTCCCTGCTTGCTCCGTTGCACATTCATATCCTGGCGAGTCTTGAACAAAGACTTGTTGAAGATGTTTGAGTTTGTGGAGTTAAGGAACTACATTTAGTTAATTGATATCATTCAACAGGTTCCAGATCTAACCTCCATGGCTGACCTCTTTTCTTGTCCTTTGATCTTTTTTTTCCCCCTACAGAATGGCAAGCCAGCCAATGAACAATGCGAGGCCTCCAACAGTTCAAATCCGAGGACAGCCAGTAAACCAGAAGTCCGGTTGCTGCTCGTCTTAGGGGAGCGGGTGAAACATCTGTGGTCTTAGACGTTTATGTGTCTCCATGGCATGTAATCTAGTTCTTCACATAATGCTATAATGTCAACATTGTTCATGATTTGCTTCTTACATTGTTCAGCTCGTTGTTAAAACTTCCATTCTTTTTCAATGTATTTGATTTAAAGAACATTTGTACAAAATTAGGAATATCGGTGAATAGCAGTATTTGCCTTGTTCTTTGTCCAATTCTCATTTTACATTATGCATACACCTTCACGTATATTGATTGCTACTGTTTCTTTGGAACGTAAATTTTGTTTGCTTGTATCCAGAATTATATCTTTGTAAGGGCATAAAGTGCAGAGGTAAAtgggtatttttttttaaaactttattttgCTTCTTTGTCTATTGGGTGTATTCTTGTTATGACTCGCATGCACAACAGCATAGTTATCAAACTCGGATCGGTCGGTTCGACCAATTGACTGACCCAACAGGGCACTAAACATGAATTCAAAAATGTGTAATAATAGGGGTTTCAAACCAGAGTCCTCGTTGGAAACCCTAACTCTGCCATCTTCGCCGCCATGTAGTATGCTATCGTACGCCTGGAAAAGCTCCTTGAGGCCTCCAAGGTCGGGCCTCTAGGCCGATGGGAAGGACAATGAAAAAGGGGATTGCAAGTGGAGAAACGATGTAGTCGAGGATTTGGAAAGAGGAGGAGGGAGGACAGTCTATAAGTGTAGCTTGAATAGGCTTGCTGTAAATGCATCATTTGGGTCCATAGATGGTGCAAGTGCTGATGAGGGGCCGGCGGGGTAGTGATTAGTGAATTTGGGAAGTGAGATGAGAAATGCGCGGCGAGTGACTGAGGGGTTTGGTAATGTATTTTACTATTTCCGTGTAGATAAAGCCTAAAGGCTAATACACCTCAATAAAATAAAAgcccaaccaaaaaaaaaaaacgcaaacattTCAGAAAAGAATAAAACCCtacaaaaattattatattaagtgCCGACAAAagcatatattatataaaaataacaattaatataatttaattgtcattgaataataatattatattataatttataatatagtattatgtatattatattatactaaattataaatatatttatttattgttattatttgtttttttattattatcggATTAAGCATTTTGACTAATAACTAATCCGTTGAACTATTGATCCGATGACTTAATAATTTGGTCAGATTAATTGTCGATTAGATGATAACTATGTACGTCACCGTTAAGCAAAAGAATGTTATGACGCGTATTCATACCCTAGCCTACAACTCAAAGCCAAGTCCAAATGATTAAAACCAGGTCCAAAATGATTAAAGCCCACTTCAGAGTCCAAATTTACTCTCCCTATGTGTCCGACCTCATTTGTCTGACTTAGtatgcagaatcttaaattgtaCCTACAAACATGCCTATATATTCAATAATAATGCTCTACATTCATGTAATTTCCCTAACCAAGTCAACCAAGTTATTTTTGGACGCCCCCAGTTTTTAACGTAAAGCTTCTTCCTCAACGTAGagcttcttcttcctcaacaTAAAGCTCTTGTCGTTCttctctgctctgatttctctacttttcttcttcattttcttctgcaATCTGCATTGCATTTATGTTCTTCATTTTCAGAtttcatattttttctttgttttcagatTTCAATACcgtatcaaaacaatgaatgcttCAACTTTAAATCAATTGAATGTgagcgatttggattattcttctgaatcGAATCAAGTGGACGAGGTTtgcattattcaattttgaattaaATGGAATGGAATGCAATCGCTAAATCAGTTGTTTATGAACACAATTTTCTGTTCATTTGGTATTGTACATTGGTTTCATTTTGATAATGTTTTCAGTTCATTCTAGATGCAGgtgtttctgaatttgaatttatataatggacaattttttattcatttaatatTATACAACTGTTTTgctttgataatatttttggttcattcttcaataattttgaattgaatggtaatggaatgcaattgaataaagtgataatgagtAGAATGCAGGAGTTTCTGATTTACAGAATGCACATGTTTTGGTTCATTGGTTATTAAAGAAGGCACATGTTATGGcaatattttcggttcattttaCAGTCCAAGTGTGTTGTGAATGAACAATTTATCCCAAATGTTGGGATGACTTTCAAGACATTGGAAGAAGCTAGAAAGTTCTACAAAGATCACTACAAACTTGCTAATTTTTCTATGAAAATAAGGAACACCACTCGGAAGGGAGATGatattaagaatcaactaattacATGTAGTAGAGAGGGGAAGTGGAAATCCAAGATATCTCAAACTTTGAAGACAAATTCCTCAGCTGGAATAAACTGCCCAGCCAGGATTTATGTACATAGATTGAAGGATGTTGGTCTTTGGATAATTTCTAAAGTTGTTCTGAATCGTTCACACCCTTGTTGTCCAGATCGAGCAGAGATGCTTAAACAACACAGGGAGCTAAGCATGTTTGTGTGTCGTACCATTGAAAATAATGACGAAGTCGAAATCAAACTGAGTAAAACATATCAGTCATTTGTACCAACAACAGACAGTCACCGCAAATtaagttttataaaaaaagatgtgaggaattacattacaagAAACGTACgtaatgtttccgaacaagatgATGCTAAAGAATTCGGCAAagtacttattaagaatgaaagagaagaatcacaatttctttttcgagtttaACCTTGAAGCTGATCACTCCATCAAAATGCATTTTGGGATgatgcaagaagcagagctgCATACGAGTATTTTGGAGATGTTGTTTCATTTGATACCACTTACAATACAAACAAGTATTTGGTTTACTGCGATATAATTTTCGGTTCATAGAGCAAACACATTTTGGTTCATAACTGTTGTGAGTGTCTGTTTTTGTAGGTACAATCTggttttttgttcttttgtgggcgtgaatcaccacggttaatcgacacttctcggatgcgctttgatgaaaaatgaggacatccaatcattcaaatggttatttgaatGTTAACTTCGTTACATGGGAGGGAAGGCACCAAAAGGAATTCTTATCGATCAATGCACATCGATGCAAATGGCTATTGAAACCTGTATGCCAACAATAATTCACCAGTGGTGCATTTGGCATATCATGAAGATCCCAAGCAAATTAAATGGCTACAAGTGACACAAAGAAATCGAACAAGAGATGAGTCACATTGTTTAGAACTCGTTTATAAAAGACGCATTCAACAGAAATTCGAATGATTTTGTCACAAAGTATGGTGTTGGAGGCAATAAGTGGCTTTTAGGTAACCGAGATTTAATTCGAATTATTTGATGTTGTTACTTTTTTTTGGTGAAAATGAGTATAACTTTTGTTTCATTTGCATgtctaatttcggttcattttgcaGAGCTTTTTGAAGATCAATATTTATGGATTTCAatttatctggatcaccacttttgggccgagatgagaagcacacaaaggagcgagaacatgcatattttttttaaagaagtttATTGTAAGAACCGGAATAaacgctttaataaaataataattttaactgcCCGAAATAGGTTCGAAAATATAGAAatgataatttgaaaataaaaaggtaaaatttgaattcaatagatttttctgagtgGAAGATGTATCTTTTGCggaaagtttttgtaaaaatacgTACCAGAGCTtaagccggcagtaccggctctagtctatCCAATACCgcgtattttgaaaaataaaattttaaaagattgaatttattgttttgaaaggacaaaaataatttggaATAAAAAtcggacactaattttaaaggttttagcCCAAAGTGGACCAAATGGACCTAAAAgctaacgggttggactgggcccaagttgggtccaagcccaacatatataaacacaaCTAATGAGCATTTAAGCTCATTCTAGCCCTAAACCAAGAAAGGAGCGCTggtgagagaagagaggaagaagagagttgctactattcatctcctccttttttgcccaTACTGAGCTACggactccgattgacgagccgtttgtagcCACGAGTCGTTCTTGCCGAACCATCATTTATAAATAAGTTTTGTTAGTAAAATACTCTTTCTCTAGCTCCAGTTTTCTGCCTTAGTCCAAAACTAAAAAATGGCTTTGGATTTTTTagtttctttgtgtttttgttgtttaggggtgatctagcattggaataTCGTTGGGTTTTCCTCTAATATCGTTAGGTAAGGTAAGgtctcactaaacccttgtgtttagttatttttgtaaccctaggtttgatgtttatatgttgtatgatgttagattgagttttggtgtttgttagAGTTGGTTTGAGGCTTTGGATCGAGCTTGGTGGCTTTGCTTGGTATTTTGAGTTGCGTGggaatcggccaatgtatggttttaatttttttatgtaatatgtaatgtttttgGACAGTTAGGCTAGTGGACCTTATGATAGGATTGTATTGGTTGTTGAAATTTATTGgattgatgatgtatgatgatttgatgaaTTTTAATGGATTATGATGTTGGATAATGAATGTAGATGATGAAATGAGTATTGATTGTATGGATGATACTTGTGATATAATGATTGTGATGTGATGATGTTGTAATTGAGGAAGGGTGTATATTAGGAATTAGATTGTGTGAATTATTTGTATGGAAGTATTGAATTGGAATTTTAGATTTGTGTTGAATTATGGAGGAAGGGTTGAGTGAATTAAGTATGGAAGTGATCAAAGTACAATGGAATGGTAAAGTGTTGTGTGTGGTAGTATTTTGTGATGGATTGGGTatgttttggtttggtttggttgtgaATTTTGGAAGTTTTGAGAACCTAGCAAATTTTTTGTCAAAAccagtttttggtgaactttgacggataTAACTTAAGcctcaattttcgaaatttattgaaatttttcttaaattaaagttcattaaaagatctttaaattgatataagttTGATGAAAATAGATttctgtagaggaagttatgaacgtttaaagtttggtgtttaaaactGATTTCTGCAACTTTACAAATTCTGCAAGTCTGGAGGGTATGCGTACGCAAACCCTCCATACGTGGCGTGCCATTTTGTTTGACGTATGCGTATGTGAACTCTTGTATGCGTACGCGAGATGGGCAAAATTTTAAGTATGCGTCGATACTTGGGCATGTGTACGTATAGACCTTGTTTTGCTGAAATatgatttttcttcatttttaagggttctctaactttccaaactttctccaaatgTTGTTTAAGAGTATTACCTAGTACTTAGGTTCTAAAATTATTAAAGAtgagttagagacttaaatataggggtgttcaaaaataaccaaaatatggttaaccggttaaaaaaccataaccatattttggttaaccagtttaataaaacaattttaaaaccatatccatattttttgaaattggttaaccaaaaccaaattaaaaaaaaccggtttttaaccggttaaccaaaccaaaaccaaatttaaaaaacCTAAATCTAAACCTAATTCACTCTTCTTTGTCTCTTCGATACTAACGAAACCCAATTCACTCTTCTCCAGTTCACCGCCGTCAACCGTTCTTCTCCTCCGCCTCTCGCCGGAGCTCGTTGTGGCTCATCGGACCTCTACCTCTTCGAGTATTC is a window from the Arachis hypogaea cultivar Tifrunner chromosome 1, arahy.Tifrunner.gnm2.J5K5, whole genome shotgun sequence genome containing:
- the LOC112802239 gene encoding ras-related protein RABD2c, whose translation is MNPEYDYLFKLLLIGDSGVGKSCLLLRFADDSYLDSYISTIGVDFKIRTVEQDGKTIKLQIWDTAGQERFRTITSSYYRGAHGIIVVYDVTDQDSFNNVKQWLNEIDRYASENVNKLLVGNKCDLTANKVVSYETAKAFADEIRIPFMETSAKNATNVEQAFMAMAAEIKNRMASQPMNNARPPTVQIRGQPVNQKSGCCSS